The DNA segment AACATCGACGCGCGGCCCTGCGGCCGGGACGTCACCAATCCGCAGTCGCGGAGGCAGGCGAGGTGCGCGGACACGGTCGACTGGGCCAGGCCCAAGTGTGCCGTGAGGTCCACGACCCGGTGTTCGCCTGCGGCGAGGTGGCGCAGGATCGCCAGCCGAGCCGGATCGGAGAGGCTGTGGAACAGCGAGGCGGCCGGCGACAGAGCCCGCGCCTCGTTGACCGCGGGGCCGGTCTCGACCGACTCCTGGACCTGCACTCTCATCGTCACGGGACGATGATAGGTCGCGCGCGCGGATCGCGGCAACGTGCGCCCGCCGCCTCAGCTCTCAGTGACCTCGGTCGACCGCAGCGGCTGGACCAGCCGGTACTTGCCGCCGCCCGTCGGCTGCGGTGGCGCCCCGTCGAGGTGCAGGGCGACGTCGAGTCCGTGCGCGCGCAGCAGTCTGTCGATCTCCGTTGCGAGGCTGCGCCATACCTGTTCGCGGTCGGCGCCGGCTGCCGGCCGGAGACGCACGCTGAGCGCGGTCGGAGCGGTCTGCGCGATCTGGGCCAGCTCGACGCCGGGGATCCGGTCGAGCAGGGCGGACAGGGTCAGCGGCGTGATGGTCACCGGTGAGCCGTGCGCATCCGGAAGGGTGAGGACGTCGGCCGCGCGGCCCTGTACCTGGATCGCCGGCAGCGGATTGCCGCACGCGCAGGGATCAGATCGGGTAAGCACGCTGTCGCCGAGGTCGTAGCGCAGGATCGGCTGCACCCGGTTGGCCAGGTTGGTCAGTAGCACCGTGTGGGACTGCCGCCCGGGCGGAACCGGCCGGTGATCGGCGTCGACCGGCTCGAGGATGGCCCAGTCGCTGTTGACGTGCAGCCAACCCTGTCGACAGCTGAAGCTGAGGAAGGGGCATTCGGTTGCGGCATACGAGTTGCCCACGGTCGCTCCGAACGCGTCGGCGATCCTCCGCCGTTCGTCGGGGGCGAGCCCCTCGGCGGAGAGGGTCACCAACACAGGATTGATGTGCAGCCGCCCGGCCTGCTGTTCGCTGGCCAGCAGAACGGCGGTGCTGGCGTAGGGCGCGAGCAGGGCCGGGCGGAAGGAGTTGAGCTCCGCGACGAGCTGGGTCAGAGGGGTCTGCACGGAAAACAGCCGCACCGTCCGGGCGCCGCGACGGGTGTTGCGCAGCCGGGCCGCTGCGGCGACCGAGGCGAAGTGCCCGCCGGTTGCGCTCACCATCGCCGTGCGGCCGCGGCCGGCGACGATGCGGAACACGTCCCGTGGCCGCAGCCAGCTCGCCAGCATGCGGCCGGCCATCGCGGTTGCCACCACCAAGGCCTGCTGATCGATGAGGAACATCCCGCGGATCCCCGTGGTGCCCGAGGTAGTCGCCACGGTGTTGGCGTTCAGAAAGGGCTGCCCGATCAGCGTGCTGTCGGCAACGAACGCCTCCACCGCCTGACGAGTTACCCGATGATCGGTGACGATCTCGTCGAACCGCGCCATCAGTTCGCGCTTGGTCGTCACCGGCAGCAACGACGGGTCCTCGATGCGTTCCGGCAGCCCGGCGTACAGCTGCCGGTAGAAGGGCGACCGCGTGCGTGTGAACGCGATCAGATCGGCCAGCCGCGCGCGCTGGCGCTCGGCGACCGCAGCCGGCCCCGCGCGGTAGGTGCGCCTTGCGTCCAGCAGCGCGGGCAGGACGTGCGGGTCCGCCGACGTGTTCCTGGCTGCGGTGCGTCGCGGGGAGAGCGGGGGACGCATCATTGCCGCCTCAGGCGACCCGGTCGGCCACGCCGAGGACATAGTGGCCACGTATCCGGGTCCGCCATCGTCGGCCGACGGCAAGGCCCTGCCGCTCGAGCTCGGCGACGAACTCGGCAGCGGTAAATCGGTTCTGCGTGGGGTGGTCGAAGAGCCATCGGTACCCGCGGGTGGCCAGCGCGTCGGCGGTGACCTCGTCGAAGTAGAAGCGGCCTCCAAGGCGCAGCACTCGCGCGACGTCGCGGACTGCCGCCTGCCAGTCCTCGACGTGGTGCAGGATCCCGAAGTCGAACACCGCGTCGTAGCTGCCGTCGGCTGCGTCGAGCGTGCGTCGCAAGTCGGTGACATCCCCGGTGGCGAGCCGGACTCGCTTGCTGTGCCGGGCCAGCCGGCGCCGCGCCCGGTCGACCATCTCGGGATCGAGGTCGACTGCGTCAACGCGGTCGGCACCGAACCGCTCGAGGATGAGCTCGGTGCCGTAGCCCGCGCCGCAGCCCAGCTCGAGTGCTCGCGCCTCGGGTGCCAGCTGCCCGCCCAGCCGGAGGAGTGCCGGGGTCTCGTACCACCGCTGCAGCGCCCGCCGGGCGCCGCTGTTCACCAGGATCGTCTCCACGCGGTTCATGAGCATGCGGATCACTCCATCGCCTGGGCTCATCGGCATCGTCTACGATCGATGAATAGCAGCAGCGACGGTGCATGTCCAGCAGAGCGACAGCCTGGCCCACTCGCCGCCGCCCACCTCAACTGCAAGTAGCCATCCCGGTCACGGCTCTAGCGAGGATGTCGCAGGGCACACACACGATCGGCAGTCGTCCGCGCCCAATAGCGTCTGGAGGTGCTAGCATCGCCAAGAAACGATGCTAGGGCATTGTGGCGTAGACGGGATGACACCCAGCGCTCAGCCGGCCGTCCGATGCCGGTACTCGACCAGAAGGCAGTCATGGAGATCCTCACCTGGACCCTGCAGGCCATCGGCCTGTTCATGGTCACCAACATCGACGACATCATCGTGCTGTCGCTGTTCTACGCGCGGGGCGCCGGCCAGCGGGGCACCACCACCAAGATCCTCGCCGGCCAATACATCGGTTTCGGCGCCATCCTGGCCGCGGCGGTGCTCGTTGCCCTGGGCGCGCGCAGCTTCCTGCCCGAGGAGGCGATTCCGTACTTCGGGCTCATCCCGCTGGTCCTCGGCCTGCTCGCGGCCTGGCGGGTCTGGCGCAGCGATGACGACGACGATGACGACGAGGGCAAGGTCAGCGGCAAGTCGCTCAGCGTGCTCACCATCGCCGCGGTCACCTTCGCCAACGGGGGAGACAACATCGGCGTGTACGTGCCGGTCTTCGCCACCGTCGGCACGGCAGGCATCATCGCCTACTCGATCGTGTTCCTCGCCCTGGTGGCCGTGTTGGTCGCCGCGGCGCGCTTCGTCGCCACGCGCAAGCCGATCGCCGAGGTGCTGGAGCGCTGGGAGCACATCCTGTTCCCGATCGTCCTCATCGGCCTGGGCATTGCCATCCTCGTCGAGGGCGGCGCGTTCGGCCTCTAGGCCTCGTCGACCTCGACGGCCGGGAAGACTGCTCATCGACGTGCACTGGAGGGGAACTGTGGACTACGACCTCGTCGTCCTCGGCGGAGGTAGCGCCGGATATGCTGCAGCGTTGCGCGGCGCGCAGCTCGGCATGACGGTCGCCCTGATCGAGGGCGACAAGCTGGGCGGCACCTGCCTTCACCGCGGATGCATCCCGACCAAGGCGTTGCTGCACTCGGCGGAGGTGGCCGACACCATCCGGGAGAGCGGCACGTTCGGCGTGCTCAGCACCTTCGGCAGCATCGACATGGCCGCCGTGCATGCGTTCAAGGACTCCGTCGTCGGCCGCCTGCACAAGGGGCTGCAGGGCCTCGTGTCGTCTCGCAAGGTCGACCTGATCGGCGGCTGGGGACGGCTCGTCGCCCCGGACACCGTCGAGGTCGACGGCACTCAGTACCGGGGGGCCAACGTCGTGCTGGCCTCCGGGTCCTATCCGAGGTCGCTGCCGGGCCTGGAGATCGGCGGGCGCATCATCACCTCTGAGCAGGCGCTCGAACTGGACCGCGTGCCCGCCAGCGTGATCGTCCTCGGCGGCGGCGTGATTGGCGTCGAGTTCGCCTCGGTCTGGAAGTCGCTGGGCGCCGACGTGACCATCGTCGAGGGCTTGCCCCGCCTGGTGCCCAGTGAGGACGAGGCCCTGTCCAAGGGCCTGGAACGCGCGTTCCGCAAGCGGAAGATCGCCTTCCACACCAGCACGATGTTCGCTGGCGCGACCCAGTCCGACAAGGGCGTTGTGGTCACCACCCAGGACGGGAAGACCCTCGAGGCGGATCTGCTGCTGGTGGCCATCGGTCGCGGGCCGGCCACCGCCGACCTGGGCTACGCGGAGAACGGCATCCCGATGGACCGCGGCTTCGTCCTCACCGACGAGCGGCTGCACACCGGCGTCGACAACGTGTACGCCATCGGCGACATCGTGCCCGGCCTGCAGTTGGCGCACCGCGGCTTCCAGCACGGCATCTTTGTCGCCGAACAGATCGCCGGCCAGAATCCGGCACCGATCATCGAGTCCGGCATCCTACGCGTCACCTACTGCGAGCCCCAGATCGGATCGGTGGGACTCACCGAGGCGCAGGCCCGGGAGCAGTACGGCGCCGACCGCGTCGAGATCACCGAGTACAACCTGGCCGGCAACGCGAAGAGTCAGATGCTGCAGACCGCCGGCTTCATCAAATTGGTGCGGGAGACGGACGGCCCCATCGTCGGTGTCCACATGCTCGGCGCTCGGGTCGGCGAGCTCATCGGCGAGGGCCAGATGATGGTCAACTGGGAGGCCTATCCCGACGACGTCGCCCGCCTCGTGCACGCCCACCCCACGCAGAACGACGCCATCGGTGAAGCCGCCTTGGCTCTCGCAGGCAAGCCCTTGCATGCGCACGACTGACGGCGCGCCCTCAGCGCCTTACGTGATGCGGGCCCGCGCGTGGCAACCCGGCGGTCACTCAATAGCGGAACTTTGCGACCGAACTGTGGAGTGAGGTCGCCATGCGGGCGACCTCGTCGATGGCGCTCTGCGCCTCGGTCATCGCGCGGGTCGTGGATGTGGTGGCCGTCGCGACGGCGTTGATGTTCTCCGCAATCTGGCTCGCCGAGAGCGCCGCCTTGGGCCGCTGTCCGCGATGTCAGTCACCCGTGCGGGCGGCGAATTGTTCCCGCGGCGGCCGTTAGATCATCGGACCGCCGATCAGCTGGAGCAGTCGCGGCCGGGTCAGCGGGCGGGCGAGGCAGCACTGGACGGCGTCACGGGAGGTGCTGCCGCGGTCCGCTGCGGGCGGAGGAAGAGGATGAGGACCGGCACGATGTAGATCGACCAAGCGATCGCCTGCAGCCAGCTGGTGGTCGGGGTGAAGTTGAGGGTGCCCCGGAGCAGGGTGCCGTACCAGCTGTCCGGCGGCACCGTGGTGGAGACGTCGAACGCCAGGGTGTTCTGTCCCGGCAGGAGGCCAGCTTCCTGCAAGTCGTACACGCCATAGGACAGCACGCCGGCCGCAACGACGACGAGCAGGGACCCGGTCCAGCGGAAGAACGTGGCGAGGTTGATCCGCAGCGCGCCCTTGTAGAACAGGTAGCCCAGCAGCAGGGCGGTGAGCAGACCGAGCGCTGCGCCGATCACAGGCTGGGTGTTCTGGCCGGTGGCCTGGACCGTCGACCAAATGAAAAGGGCCGTCTCCAGGCCCTCGCGGCCGACCGCGAGGAATGCGGTCACAACCAACGACCCTGTGCCCATTGCCAGCGCGGCCTGCATCCGGCCATGCAGTTCCGCGGACAGCGACCGGGCGGTGCGCCGCATCCAGAACACCATCCAGGTGACGAAGCCGACGGCGACGATCGAGAGGATGCCGCCGAAGGCCTCCTGCGCCTGGAAGCTGAGAACGCTGGAGGTGAAGGTCAGCAGGGCGCCGAATGCCAAGCTCAACAGCACGGCCGCGAGAACGCCGGTCCACACGGGAGCGAGTCGATCTCGGCGCCCGGCCTTGACCAGATAGGCCACGAGGATGCTCACCACCAGCGCGGCCTCAAGGCCCTCACGCAGACCGATCAGGTAGTTGGCGAACACGGGGGCTCCCTAGGTCGAGGCATATGAAGCTAGCCTTACCTCACCACGTCGCCAACGCGGGGTTCGCCAGCGGCCCTTCGACACAGGCGTTGCCTCTGACTCCGTCGGGCGGTGTGGGAGGGCGCCCGGGAGAGGGCCAACTCAGCACGCTTGAGCTCCTCACCCGTTACGGTCCCTCTCGCGCCAACCTCACCCCTGCGGCCCAACCGGCGATCTGCCGCTCGAGCTCGCTGTCATTTCGGCCCTCTGGCTGCGCCCGCCCTTCCCAACTGCACCGGCGACTCCGGACGGCTGGAACCTGACGGTCAGCGCCATGGTCGTCGTAACTAGTCAGCTCGTGTTCATGGGCGGCGGACGAGCCTGGCGCAGTACCCCGCCGCGACTGGCACTGCCTGGCCTAGATATGTCAACCGCGAACAGCGCTCGAGGGCGTGTGACAAGACAGGCTCCCGGTGATGGCCCGGAGCGACCTGACCGCGGTGATGCGCCGCCTCGACGTCCGCACCCGCACCCAGCTGGCCATCCTGCTCAACCGCGACCACTCGCCGGCGGCGTAGCGGGGAGGGTCCTCCCCGCTACGTCACCCCTCCCGCTACGTGACGTCGCGGCGGGTGAGGAGCAGACCGGTCAGCGCGGTGAAGACGACGAGGAAGCCGGCCAGCACCCACGCCGCCTGACCGCCGTCGACGATCGCCGCGACACCCGGGGTGCGCAGCTCCGCGTGGTCCCCGGCCAGCGCGGCCACCAGCGACCCGGCGTTGACCCCGGGCAGCGCGGCCTGCGCCGCGTCGAACGCGCCGAGCAGCGGAGCGGCGACGTTGACGACCAGGTTCTCGATCGCCAGCACCCAGACCAGCCCCAGCCCGATCGGCAGCGCGGTGCTGCGCAGCGCCGTCCCCAGCAGCATCCCCAGCGCGCCCCACGTGGCGGCGATGAGCAGCCCGCCGCCGAACCCGCGCAGCAGCTGCCCGGCCCCGGGCCAGTCGACGGTCGCCGAGGCGCCGGCCGCGATCGCCCAGCTCACCAGGGCGGTGAGCAGGAAGCTCAGCAGCACGGTCGCGGCCAGCACCACCAGCAGCGCCAGCAGCTGACCGGCGAGGACCGTCAGCCGGCGGGGGCCCTGGGCGAGCAGCGTCTTGAGCGTGCCCCAGCCGTACTCGCTGCCGGCCAGCAGCGCGCCGAGGGTGAGCAGCAGGGCCCCGCCGAACAGCGGCAGCCCGGACAGCGTGTTCTCCACCAGCCGGTCGGGCAGCGTGCTCGCCAGCAGCGCCTCGGGCGGGCTGCCCCTCGTAGGAGGAGCCGCGTAATAACTTCGTATAGCATACATTATACGAAGTTATACGATGTCCGGGCTGCCGCTGTTCGGCGGGGCCCTGCTGCTCACCCTCGGCGCGCTGCTGGCCGGCAGCGAGTACGGCTGGGGCACGCTCAAGACGCTGCTCGCCCAGGGCCCCGCCGGCTGACGGTCCTCGCCGGTCAGCTGCTGGCGCTGCTGGTGGTGCTGGCCGCGACCGTGCTGCTGAGCTTCCTGCTCACCGCCCTGGTCGAGCTGGGCGGATCGCGGCCGGCGCCTCGGCGACCGTCGACTGGCCCGGGGCCGGGCAGCTGCTGCGCGGGTTCGGCGGCGGGCTGCTCATCGCCGCCACGTGGGGCGCGCTGGGGATGCTGCTGGGGACGGGCGCTGCGCAGCACCGCGCTGCCGATCGGGCTGGGGCTGGTCTGGGTGCTGGCGATCGAGAACCTGGTCGTCAACGTCGCCGCTCCGCTGCTCGGCGCGTTCGACCTCGTATAACTTCGTATAATGTATGCTATACGAAGTTATTACGGCTGGTCGGCCGGATCAGCCCGAGCAGGGCCCGCAGGGTCGTCGTCTTGCCGGCGCCGTTGGGGCCGAGGAAGCCGTACACCTCCCCGCGACGGACGGTGAGGGACAGGTCGTCGACGACGGTGCGGCTCCCGTAGCGCTTGGTGAGCCCGTCCAGCACCACGACCTCGTCACCGGGCCCACCGGTCTCCTGTACTGGCTGCATGGCGGGACTGTGCCCCCGCCCGCCGAGCGCTGTCGACCGCTGCACCGGGCGTGGCGCGCCGATTCCCCCCGGAGGTGGGGGGGCTTCCGGCCCGCGGCGCGCTTGCGGCTGCGACCTCAGGCACGACCCGGCCACGACCCGGCCACGACCCAGGTCGCACCCACTCCGACGCAGGTTGGGTCTGCTACATCGGGTGGGCCACGAGTCGACTCCTGTCATCTTGGGCTCGGTCGCTCGCTTTGCGGCGGCGCCGACCGACTGGTGGGACCTTGATCTGCCCGTCGGCCGTCTTGCCGTCCACGGCCGCCATCCATCACGATCGGCGAGCGACGCGCTTCTCGGTCTCATCAGCCTGATCGTTCGCTTGCTCCCAGGACAGCGGGCCTCGCGGCCGCCTTCACGGCGCTGGAGCGGGCAGGCGGGACCTCACCGGCCGCCCAAAACCACGACCAGGCCCTCGACGACCAGCCCGCCCGGTCGAGTCCCGAGGAGAAGCCAAGCCCGCGATCGTGACCGTCACAGGGAACCTGGCCGGGGACCCATAGTTGCCACTGTCCCGGCCAGCGAAGCCACCGGGAAGAACCGGCAAGTGCGCGAACCTGCGCCTGGCGGTCAGCGGGACGCCAGCAAGCGCGTGTCGACCGAACCGCTGTCATACAACGTCGCAGTGCGGCGATCGGCGACCGCGGACACCGCGTGACTGTTCGCGACCGGGCGCTCGTGCGCGGGGACCTACGGGTGCAGTTGTGATCGTCGTCGCAGTCCAGAGAATCCCAACTGCGCTACTCCACTTCGGAGGGTGTTGCCCTCGACGCTCCCTCAGGTCGAAACTCATGGTCCGTCGCCAGCGGCCTTCCTGTTCCACAGCTTGTCTGACCCGACGCGCCTGGCGATACTGCGCCACCTGAGCCTCGGCGAGCACCGCGTCGTCGAGCTGACCGGGCACCTGAGCCTTTGCACAGTCGACGTCTCCAGTCCCCGGACAGGTCTGGCATCCCCGGGACGGGCGGATCGTGGAGCTGGTACTGCACCAGCAGGACCACAACTACCTCGGCCGCGATTCGTGCTGGCTATCGCGGCGGCCAGCGTCGCCTGACGCGGAGGTTCTTGGCGCACTCCGTGGGTGTAAGGCAACTTCGCGGGACACTGTGAACGGTTCCTGCCACACCGCGGTGGAGCAGGTGACGCGAATCCGACCCGCACGGTCAGCTCGGGAAGGGTGGTTCTGCCGAGCGGTGTCTCCGCTGATCAACGCCGGTTACGACGGGGCCATGCCTTCCGATTGCCTCAGTGCCGCGCTCATGGAGGCGGCGAGAGCGGCATCTCGCTCTTGCTCTGCGCGCTGATAGCGCAACGCTGCGGCGGGCGAGGCGTGCCCGAGCCGGTGCATCAACTCCCTGGTGGTGGCTCCATGCCGCGCGGCGATGGTGGCGCCCCAACCCCGCAGGTCGTGCAGGTGAGAGCCGGCCGGGAGCCCGGCTGCCTCCGCAGCTGGTGCCCACACCCGTGAGGAAAAGTTGTTGCGCCGGATGGGCCCGCCCTTCGGCCCCACGAAGACCAGTCCCTGGGCACCGGCCTGGGCGTACATCGCGAGGTGGTGCTCGAGGTCGCCGATGATGTGCGGCGGGATCGCCACAGCTCGGCGACCAGCGACCGACTTCGGCGGACCGTAGGAACGCCCCTGTCCGATCACATCGACGACGGCGCTCTTCACGCTTACGGTTCCCGCCTTTAGGTCGAGATGCTCTCGGCGCAGTGCTGAAAGCTCACCGATGCGGAGGCCCGTCCAGGCGGCCAGGAGGATGAGCGCTCGCCACCGATCCTCGACGGCATCGACTAGCGCCTGGACTTGAGCAAGGCTGAACATCGGTCGCTCGCTGGACCGTTCCTGCCCCGCCCCGCGGATGGCGCATGGGTTCCGGCCGATGAGGTTGTCGTCCACGGCCGTGGTGCAGATGGCACGCAGCAGTCGGTAGCACTTGGCCGCCGTGACCTGGCCTGGCCCTCCCGGACCGCTGAGCTTGCCGTACCAGGCCCGGACGGCCGACGTCTCCAGTTGGCGAAGTTGTGTCGCTCCCAAAGCCGGGATGATGTGGTTCTTGAGCTGTGCCCGGTAGAGCTCCGCGGTGCGAGGGGCCAGCGGCCGGCCCCGGACTAGGCGAGTCTCGACCCACCGCTCGGCGTAGCCCTTGAGCGTCTCCTTGCCCGCCTTCGGGTTGGCCCATCGGCCCGAGTCCATCTCGGTCTGCGCTCTTGCGAGCCACCTATCGGCCTCAGCTTTGGTGGCGAATGTGGACGGCGCCGAGACTTGGGTCCCCGAGCCATCCGGATAGCGGGCTTGGTAGCGGCCAGAGGAAAGCTTGCGGACCGTGCCCCAGCCTCTTCGACTCATGACGACCTCTCCGTGTCTTACAGCCGAGGGGAGCGTCGCGTGACCGCGGGGAGGTGTCGGCGCCTCGGCGTCGATCAGCTCTTGCACTCCACTGCTTCAGCGGAGGTCTTGACTTCCTCAGGTCGATGTGCAGTGATCGACTGATCAAGGAAGCTGGGAGCGTCAGTACTTGGCTTCGCATGAGCTCGGTCGTATCGCCGCAGACCTCGTGTCATGTCGTCGCTGACGGAGGACAAAGGGACGGCGTACATGTGGCCTAGCGGGGATGAGTAACGCCGCGGTCTTCCGCTTCCCCTAGTCGCGCTACAACGGTCGTTGCCTGCATGCCGGGGGTCGCCTACTCCTCACTCGTGACACGTCCGGCCTCGATGAATGCGTCGAGCGTTGAGCGCTGGAGCCTGACGTACTTGCCGAGCTTGACGTAGGTGATTCGCCGTTGAGCGATCAGCCGGCGGATGAAGCGTTCTCCGGTGCCCAGGTAGTCCCCCGCCTCGACGACTGTCAGCAGGGGGTCGTTCCGTTCGGTTGGCGCCACTCGTTCCGACGTCGTCACGGACATCAGGTACCGACCTGCGGGCGAACAGGGCGTCCGCGAACGGGGCGGTCGGTGTCGAAGGCCGGGATGGAACCGGAGAGCCATCGAGGACGCCGTGCTTGGTCATCGGTTGCGGATTTCATGCATGAAGCCTGGCGCGCGATGTTCCGGTTTCTCTCCCGTCTGGGCATCGGGATCGATCGATAGGCCGTGACAACACAAGCGGTGCTGGCAGCAGTGTCGTGGCCGTCGGCATCGCCCAGCACGCCATCCTCCAGTTGGTCTCCAGGGCCCATGGGCGGAGGGAGCTTCCCGGGCTGCGGGATGACGTCGCTGCGCGCCGCGCAGCACGAGCGTTGGGAGTCCGAGGCAGCCACGCGGGCGCTAGGGTTCAGCGCCACGGGCGGGTGTCCACCAAACGGGTCATGTGGGGGAGAGCTGCCATGGCGCGGCCACTGCTTCGAGGCGACCGCTTGCAGGCTGCCCGTGAGGCCGTGGGGCTGACGAGAGAAGAGTTGGCCACGAAGTTGGGGCTCTCCGGCCCGGCGCGTGTCCGGGTGTGGGAGACGGGTCTCGAGCGTCCGCGACCCCGCTTCGTGCCGCGGCTGGCATCCGCGCTGGGCGTCGACCCGTTGTACCTGCTCGACGTCGATGCAGGGGACCCGCCCTTGGCGGCCCTCCGCCTAGCTGCCGGCTTCGCCACGAACCAGGTGACTGCTCCGGGTCTGTCCGTCATGACGTACGTGCGCCTGGAGGACGGTCGCCCCGGTGTGGATGACTCCGCCAAGGTGATCGCCGCCGTCGCCGAAGTCCTCGGCATGGACGTCGCCCGCGTGGAGGCGGCCGTCCGCCGTTCCCGTAGCAACCACGCGGCCTTGGCGTCTTTCGGCGGCTGAACAGGAGAATTACGGGGGGAAAGGCTTGCTCTGAAGGGCGATCTTGGTGGTAATTTCCCCCACCCACCGCCCGGGAGGTGCCCATGGCCCGCACGACCGAGTCGAACGCGACATCGGCCAGCGTGCCCTTGAGGCTCGCAGCGCAACCGCTCTCGGGTCATGCTCGCGCTGCAATGTGGCCTGCTGCCCCGGCGAGGGCAGTCGCGATGACCAGGCGGCGGTGGACGGCCGGCATACCCCTGGTGTTGCTGGCCCTCTCCGGCTGCGCGGACGGCGACGCCAGTCCGGACTCCTCACCGAGCGCGGTCACGTCTTCGTCGTCGCGGACTCCGTCCGTCCCTGTGACGAGCAGCGCGCCGACTCCCGAGGAGGAGGCGGCAGAGACCGCGACCATGGTCGTCAACGAGATGCTGCGCGTGACCGACGCGGCCAAGAAGGACCCAGGCGCCAGGGACTGGGAGCCGCAGATCCGGCGGTTGTCAGGCGACCCCGCCGCTCTGCTCGCCGTCACGGCGGTGCGGGATTACGCAACGATCGGTCTCCGTCAGGAAGGCGACACTGCAGTCGAGTTGGAGGTCACCGACGTCGATCTGGCGGCTCCCGAAGGGCCGACCGTGAGGATCACGGGCTGCTACGACAGTCAGAGCACGCGGGTGGTGAAGGTGGAGACCGGCGAGGTCGTGCCACCGGGGACTCCCCTGCGGTACGGCTGGGACATCACCGTGACGCGCTACGAGGCCGAACCTGGATCCCCGTGGCTGGTCAACCAGCTGGACCCGCTGACGGACCGGCCATGCTGAGGGCGGGCGGCGTGGTCCTGCTGGCGGCCGTGATGCTCGCGGCCCCTGGCGGGTTGGGCAGGGCTATGGCAGCACCCGTCGCGTGCGCCAAGCAGGATGCGCAGACCGGCATCTGCCTGGTCGAAGCGACTTCTCCCGGTCAGGATGCGGACGCGGACTCCATAGTCGGCGGTGACAACCTTGGTGGGGGTCGGAACACCGGCGGAGGCGACTCTGTGCCGAGCCCGAGCCCGAGCCCGTGCACCTACTCCGTGGCCCAGCCGCAGCCGGCGCCGACCAGTGCGGTGTGGGACGGACGTTCTCCGGCCGACGGAGTGATGTACGTGCAGGTGTGCCCGCGACCCGACAGGTCCGGACTGACCACAATGCTGATCTTCGTCACAAACAACTCCGCCCCGCCTGCGGGGCCGCCCGTGGACCCGCGCGCGCTGGCGAAGCAGGCAATCGCGTCGCTCGTGATGCGAGCACCGGAGATCCGGCTGGCGCCGCCCCCGGGTTCCACCAGTGGCTTGGTCGGCCTGCCTGTATGGATGTGGACCGAGCGCGGCGAGGAGTTCCTCGGGCCGACGCGGCAGTCCGTCTCGGCCGGTGGCGTCACGGTCGCTGCGGTAGGCGAGGTCAGCCGCATCGTCTGGGACATGGGGGATGGCACGATGGTGACCTGTGGCGCCGGGACGCCGTACTCGCCGGGGGCGGAGGGAAAGTCTCCGGACTGCGGCCATGTCTATGCGCAGGCGTCGAGCCGGCACGTGCCCGGCGGGGGCTCGTGGCCGATCACCGCAACGAGTACGTGGACGGTCACCTGGTCCGGCGGGGGGCTGTCGGGAACAGAGA comes from the Modestobacter italicus genome and includes:
- a CDS encoding site-specific integrase is translated as MDSGRWANPKAGKETLKGYAERWVETRLVRGRPLAPRTAELYRAQLKNHIIPALGATQLRQLETSAVRAWYGKLSGPGGPGQVTAAKCYRLLRAICTTAVDDNLIGRNPCAIRGAGQERSSERPMFSLAQVQALVDAVEDRWRALILLAAWTGLRIGELSALRREHLDLKAGTVSVKSAVVDVIGQGRSYGPPKSVAGRRAVAIPPHIIGDLEHHLAMYAQAGAQGLVFVGPKGGPIRRNNFSSRVWAPAAEAAGLPAGSHLHDLRGWGATIAARHGATTRELMHRLGHASPAAALRYQRAEQERDAALAASMSAALRQSEGMAPS
- a CDS encoding excisionase family DNA-binding protein — encoded protein: MSVTTSERVAPTERNDPLLTVVEAGDYLGTGERFIRRLIAQRRITYVKLGKYVRLQRSTLDAFIEAGRVTSEE
- a CDS encoding helix-turn-helix domain-containing protein; translated protein: MARPLLRGDRLQAAREAVGLTREELATKLGLSGPARVRVWETGLERPRPRFVPRLASALGVDPLYLLDVDAGDPPLAALRLAAGFATNQVTAPGLSVMTYVRLEDGRPGVDDSAKVIAAVAEVLGMDVARVEAAVRRSRSNHAALASFGG